A single region of the Tigriopus californicus strain San Diego chromosome 8, Tcal_SD_v2.1, whole genome shotgun sequence genome encodes:
- the LOC131885179 gene encoding tubulin-folding cofactor B-like isoform X1: MAYQVVTESLVNVFISSNCTSFTSEKKFAKDLTIADLKSKLELITGASSISMSITVFDSKDNKVCDLDDNAALLGSYHVDTGMRLHVVDTSKTRDEFENLANVEKFEMSKEEYAKRDDTVQSFLKRNRLGKYNEEELKKMEDEKSKLEAEEKQMAEAMKVDDRCEVKAPGAMTRRGTVRFVGQVHFKTDALVPGYWVGVQYDEPLGKNDGSVDGKRYFKCPEKYGGFVKVAYVTVGDFPEEDLDVSEDEM; encoded by the exons ATGGCGTATCAAGTCGTCACCGAGTCGTTGGTCAATGTCTTCATCTCCTCCAATTGCACGTCTTTCACGAGCgagaagaaatttgccaaggaTCTGACCATCGCGGATCTGAAATCCAAATTGGAACTCATCACCGGGGCCTCGAGTATTTCCATGTCCATCACCGTATTTGACAGCAAGGACAACAAAGTCTGTGATCTTGACGATAATGCCGCCCTCTTGGGGTCCTACCACGTGGACACGGGCATGCGATTACACGTGGTCGACACGAGCAAAACCCGAGACGAATTTGAAAATCTGGCCAATGTGGAGAAGTTCGAAATGTCTAAAGAGGAGTACGCCAAACGTGATGATACCGTGCAAAGTTTCTTGAAGCGCAATCGTCTCGGAAAATACAACGAGGAGGAGCTCAAAAAAATGGAGGACGAGAAGAGCAAATTGGAGGCAGAGGAAAAGCAAATGGCCGAGGCAATGAAAGTCGACGACCGATGCGAGGTCAAGGCTCCTGGGGCCATGACTCGACGAGGGACGGTTCGATTCGTGGGACAAGTGCATTTCAAAACTG ACGCTTTGGTTCCAGGCTATTGGGTCGGGGTCCAATATGACGAGCCCTTGGGGAAGAACGATGGGAGTGTAGATGGGAAACGATATTTCAAGTGTCCGGAAAAGTATGGTGGATTCGTCAAAGTGGCTTACGTTACGGTGGGGGATTTCCCCGAAGAAGATCTGGATGTCTCCGAGGATGAAATGTAA
- the LOC131885176 gene encoding innexin inx2-like — protein MAHLLSELITYLEFDEINIDNWYFKLYYKGCVVCFFAGSLVGVLSQYFGQPISCDFRTVHSDMATDYCWIHGSSYIPPEYQPHMKCIVDLQGVTGEDDAPDTSYYQWVVFMQAFQACMFRFPYNLWKFFEGGLIRSFGTDGQAAIMIRASDASRNVDGVVIERVSGRFVNYFKSILHQNQWYFVKYVFCEWLNFGFVFINFWVIDLFLDGKFRYYGVEAVQYSLLSPAEQRVSSNPYCAIFPTEVSCTIPNIGAAGGEQHHNSFCVLAQNIINEKIYFVIWFYLAFLLVVSVGFTVYRICSIFFEPLRFWILFVKIRNDYDDDISEALESVLSRCYIGDWFVLHQLNKNVNVYFFRWFIKELRNELGREDKHSRHKRIFRTKNVSPHHDQKIRQDKVM, from the coding sequence ATGGCGCATTTGTTGAGTGAACTCATCACGTATCTCGAATTTGACGAGATCAACATTGACAATTGGTATTTCAAGCTTTACTACAAAGGATGTGTGGTGTGCTTCTTCGCCGGGTCGTTGGTGGGAGTGCTCAGTCAATATTTTGGCCAACCCATTAGTTGCGACTTCCGAACCGTCCATTCAGACATGGCCACAGATTATTGTTGGATCCACGGAAGCAGTTACATCCCGCCCGAGTATCAGCCCCACATGAAATGCATCGTGGATTTGCAAGGGGTCACTGGCGAAGATGACGCTCCGGATACCTCTTACTACCAATGGGTGGTCTTCATGCAGGCCTTTCAAGCATGCATGTTTAGATTTCCGTACAATCTGTGGAAATTCTTCGAAGGGGGATTGATCCGTTCCTTTGGCACCGATGGGCAAGCCGCCATTATGATCAGGGCATCGGACGCTTCCCGAAACGTGGATGGAGTCGTGATAGAGCGTGTGTCCGGTCGGTTTGTGAATTACTTCAAATCGATTCTCCATCAAAACCAGTGGTATTTCGTCAAGTATGTGTTCTGTGAATGGCTCAACTTCGGTTTTGTATTCATCAACTTCTGGGTTATTGACCTGTTTTTGGATGGCAAGTTTAGGTATTACGGCGTTGAAGCCGTTCAGTATTCATTACTCTCTCCTGCTGAGCAAAGAGTGTCGAGCAATCCTTATTGTGCTATTTTTCCAACGGAGGTCAGTTGTACCATTCCGAATATTGGGGCTGCTGGAGGCGAGCAGCATCACAATAGTTTTTGTGTGCTTGCGCAGAATATCATCAATGAGAAGATCTACTTTGTCATTTGGTTCTATTTGGCCTTTCTTTTGGTTGTATCTGTGGGCTTTACCGTCTACAGAATTTGTTCCATCTTCTTTGAACCGCTTCGGTTTTGGATCTTGTTTGTGAAGATCCGGAATGATTATGACGATGACATAAGCGAAGCATTGGAAAGTGTCTTGTCTAGGTGTTACATTGGCGATTGGTTTGTGCTCCACCAATTGAATAAGAACGTGAATGTGTATTTTTTTCGGTGGTTCATTAAAGAACTACGTAACGAGCTCGGAAGAGAAGATAAACATTCGAGACACAAGCGCATTTTTagaaccaaaaatgtttcaccaCATCATGATCAGAAAATAAGACAAGATAAAGTCATGTGA
- the LOC131885174 gene encoding dynactin subunit 4-like, producing MASAAASIPCPFDEALLSRVQYTCSCGAPQTLSRLYFCRHCWAPRCGYCVSHEVDSHYCPHCLENMPSAEARLKKNRCGNCFDCPVCAHNLSTRATSTPVPRPDDPSQLVAKKVFYLVCAFCHWTSRDIGLPDQAVASGAWPDLEPHQAARLAQIQEHYRGLAQREKLEKESRRFLGRKLSYMQLSDKYGVSSAVARKRAGLPPAARSQLETASGAEAGRNAVELAPSPAVAIEEVEVLPEDLFTRPVVLSDVMALPARLSLLEQPPVMARDLYLKHKHLMIKRSQRCRECEHNLCKPEYNPSSIKFKIQLAAFYHVPEVVIYRVDPVRKPGTTVRFILKIVNPTQHPTQVEFLSMGQYQAARQSLEGAPAGPPEISPDKKPLGLIRHTMLVKAGEAQQIVANAQCLVPVGQVHLPQRDDAAEYDDTGPDIKNVVDDEKIVAWRKDNRVGVHFSARIDSDVTPNTPIMTSMALKFLYTNTISALEQKEAQTAEIMIPVHLNLGPAS from the coding sequence ATGGCGTCGGCCGCGGCCTCAATTCCGTGTCCTTTCGACGAAGCCTTGTTATCGCGCGTGCAATACACGTGTTCTTGCGGCGCGCCGCAAACCTTGTCCCGGCTCTATTTCTGCCGTCATTGTTGGGCGCCGCGCTGCGGCTACTGCGTCTCGCATGAGGTCGATTCCCACTACTGTCCGCATTGTCTGGAGAACATGCCCTCGGCCGAGGCCCGCTTGAAGAAGAACCGCTGCGGCAATTGCTTCGATTGCCCCGTGTGCGCCCACAACCTCTCGACCCGGGCCACGTCCACGCCCGTGCCGCGCCCCGACGATCCCAGCCAGTTGGTGGCCAAGAAGGTCTTCTACTTGGTGTGCGCCTTCTGTCACTGGACCTCGCGCGATATCGGCCTGCCCGACCAGGCCGTGGCCTCGGGTGCCTGGCCCGACCTCGAGCCCCATCAAGCGGCCCGATTGGCCCAGATTCAGGAGCACTATCGCGGGCTAGCCCAACGCGAGAAGCTCGAGAAGGAGAGTCGGCGATTTCTGGGCCGGAAATTGAGTTACATGCAATTGTCCGACAAGTACGGCGTGAGTTCGGCCGTGGCCCGGAAAAGAGCCGGCTTGCCGCCCGCGGCTCGCAGTCAGCTGGAGACGGCGAGCGGCGCGGAAGCGGGTCGAAACGCGGTCGAACTGGCGCCCAGTCCGGCCGTAGCGATTGAAGAAGTCGAGGTGTTACCCGAGGACTTGTTTACTCGACCCGTGGTCTTGTCCGATGTGATGGCCTTACCGGCCCGACTGAGCCTGTTGGAACAGCCGCCCGTGATGGCTCGAGACCTGTATTTGAAGCATAAGCATTTGATGATTAAGCGTTCCCAGCGTTGTCGCGAGTGCGAACACAATTTGTGCAAACCCGAATACAACCCGTCTTCCATCAAGTTCAAGATTCAATTGGCCGCTTTCTATCACGTGCCCGAAGTGGTGATCTATCGGGTGGATCCCGTCCGGAAACCCGGCACCACGGTCCGGTTCATTTTGAAGATCGTCAATCCCACCCAGCATCCGACCCAAGTCGAGTTTCTGTCCATGGGGCAATATCAAGCGGCACGCCAAAGTCTCGAGGGCGCGCCCGCCGGTCCACCCGAGATCAGCCCCGATAAAAAGCCTCTGGGGCTCATTCGTCACACCATGTTGGTGAAAGCCGGCGAAGCCCAGCAAATTGTGGCCAACGCCCAATGCCTGGTACCCGTTGGCCAAGTCCACCTGCCGCAGCGGGACGATGCGGCCGAGTATGATGACACGGGCCCCGATATCAAGAACGTGGTGGACGACGAAAAAATCGTGGCATGGCGGAAAGATAATCGAGTGGGCGTTCATTTTTCGGCCCGGATCGACTCCGACGTGACACCCAACACGCCCATTATGACCTCCATGGCCCTTAAATTTTTGTACACCAACACGATTTCGGCCTTGGAACAGAAAGAGGCGCAAACGGCCGAGATCATGATCCCGGTCCATCTTAATCTCGGTCCGGCCTCTTGA
- the LOC131885178 gene encoding casein kinase I — protein sequence MASAPLTSSRSEFIVGGKYRLVRKIGSGSFGDIYLGINITNGEEVAVKLESLKARHPQLLYESKLYKILQGGVGIPHIRWYGPERDYNVLVMDLLGPSLEDLFNFCSRRFTMKTVLMLADQMIGRIEFMHNKNFIHRDIKPDNFLMGIGRHCNKLFIIDFGLAKKYRDNRTRLHICYREDKNLTGTARYASINAHLGIEQSRRDDMESLGYVLMYFNRSTLPWQGLKAATKKQKYEKISEKKMSTPVEVLCKAYPAEFAMYLNYCRGLRFEEAPDYMYLRQLFRILFRTLNHQYDYTFDWTMLKQKAAQSAAAVGGTPATNPTAASGGR from the coding sequence ATGGCGTCGGCGCCCTTGACCTCGTCCCGCTCGGAGTTCATCGTGGGCGGGAAATACCGTTTGGTGCGGAAGATTGGCTCGGGCTCGTTTGGCGACATTTACTTGGGCATCAACATCACGAATGGCGAGGAAGTGGCCGTGAAATTGGAGAGTCTCAAGGCCCGTCACCCGCAGTTGTTGTACGAGTCCAAGTTGTACAAGATCTTGCAAGGGGGCGTGGGAATTCCGCACATCCGGTGGTACGGCCCCGAACGGGACTACAATGTCTTGGTCATGGATCTGTTGGGCCCGTCGCTCGAGGACCTCTTCAATTTCTGCTCGCGCCGTTTCACCATGAAGACCGTGCTCATGTTAGCTGACCAGATGATTGGCCGCATTGAGTTCATGCACAACAAGAATTTCATCCATCGAGACATCAAGCCCGACAACTTTCTCATGGGCATCGGTCGCCACTGTAACAAGCTCTTCATCATTGACTTCGGTTTGGCCAAGAAGTACCGCGACAATCGAACCCGCTTGCATATTTGCTACCGTGAGGACAAGAATTTGACGGGCACGGCCCGTTACGCCTCCATTAATGCCCATTTGGGCATCGAACAATCCCGTCGAGACGACATGGAATCCTTGGGCTACGTCCTCATGTACTTCAACCGGAGCACATTGCCTTGGCAGGGGCTCAAGGCCGCtaccaaaaaacaaaagtatGAGAAGATCAGCGAAAAGAAAATGTCCACCCCGGTCGAGGTCCTGTGCAAAGCCTATCCCGCCGAATTCGCCATGTATTTGAACTACTGCCGTGGGCTGCGATTCGAGGAGGCCCCCGATTACATGTATCTACGACAGTTGTTCCGTATTCTCTTTCGTACCCTCAACCATCAATACGATTACACGTTCGACTGGACCATGTTGAAACAGAAGGCGGCCCAGTCGGCGGCTGCCGTGGGCGGCACGCCGGCCACCAATCCAACCGCCGCCTCCGGGGGCCGTTAA
- the LOC131884767 gene encoding sodium-dependent glucose transporter 1-like has product MAIHMLVGFGFLLGVQIVRPFLPGDEFNQGKSPQDVCSSANRSSMTPFEKDADDDILSVVPQVWSLPSIYWPYIILSIVNILVALAFLALAFCVSPTKFSMPVFDSVIAKEDPKEEYAKLVRWIPFLFLVFMFYAISCGIERIFQSMVFTFGLCGPLALSPSAANISDSAYNGGFLAGRVVATLIAGFIRPRNMLIASLGLCLVASIILAALGSFTAGGLYTASALVGFTISWQYGSAFSWTAQKLDITGIVASLFAASCGIGGMISVPIIGFLQSKANPSSFIWAVVILACVHVIIFVIMWFVGNKLKKSDSKIFPGEVHDFPMKTIDEH; this is encoded by the coding sequence ATGGCAATTCATATGCTAGTGGGCTTTGGGTTTCTCCTTGGAGTTCAAATTGTACGACCTTTCCTACCCGGGGATGAATTCAACCAAGGCAAGAGCCCTCAAGACGTGTGCTCTTCTGCTAACCGATCATCAATGACGCCATTCGAAAAGGACGCAGATGATGACATTTTATCCGTTGTGCCCCAAGTCTGGAGCCTACCATCCATCTATTGGCCATACATCATCCTCAGCATCGTCAACATCTTAGTGGCCTTAGCTTtcctggccttggcttttTGCGTGTCGCCCACGAAGTTTTCGATGCCCGTTTTTGACTCGGTTATAGCCAAGGAAGATCCCAAGGAAGAATATGCTAAATTGGTCCGCTGGATTCCCTTCTTATTCTTGGTGTTCATGTTTTATGCCATTTCATGTGGCATCGAACGGATTTTCCAATCAATGGTCTTCACCTTCGGTCTTTGTGGACCATTGGCCTTGTCGCCCAGTGCGGCCAATATCTCGGATTCGGCATACAATGGTGGATTTCTGGCTGGTCGGGTGGTGGCCACTTTGATTGCGGGTTTCATCCGACCTCGGAATATGTTGATAGCCAGTTTGGGATTGTGTTTAGTTGCCTCGATCATCTTGGCCGCTTTAGGAAGCTTTACAGCCGGTGGGCTTTACACTGCATCGGCCTTAGTGGGCTTTACCATATCCTGGCAGTATGGGAGTGCGTTCTCGTGGACTGCGCAGAAATTAGATATCACTGGCATCGTAGCATCGTTGTTCGCAGCTTCATGTGGCATTGGAGGGATGATATCTGTGCCCATCATCGGATTCCTTCAATCGAAAGCCAATCCATCCAGCTTTATTTGGGCTGTGGTCATATTGGCTTGTGTCCATGTCATCATTTTTGTGATCATGTGGTTTGTGGGGAATaaactgaaaaaaagtgattCGAAAATATTCCCGGGTGAGGTCCATGACTTTCCCATGAAGACGATTGACGAACATtga
- the LOC131885179 gene encoding tubulin-folding cofactor B-like isoform X2, which translates to MAYQVVTESLVNVFISSNCTSFTSEKKFAKDLTIADLKSKLELITGASSISMSITVFDSKDNKVCDLDDNAALLGSYHVDTGMRLHVVDTSKTRDEFENLANVEKFEMSKEEYAKRDDTVQSFLKRNRLGKYNEEELKKMEDEKSKLEAEEKQMAEAMKVDDRCEVKAPGAMTRRGTVRFVGQVHFKTGYWVGVQYDEPLGKNDGSVDGKRYFKCPEKYGGFVKVAYVTVGDFPEEDLDVSEDEM; encoded by the exons ATGGCGTATCAAGTCGTCACCGAGTCGTTGGTCAATGTCTTCATCTCCTCCAATTGCACGTCTTTCACGAGCgagaagaaatttgccaaggaTCTGACCATCGCGGATCTGAAATCCAAATTGGAACTCATCACCGGGGCCTCGAGTATTTCCATGTCCATCACCGTATTTGACAGCAAGGACAACAAAGTCTGTGATCTTGACGATAATGCCGCCCTCTTGGGGTCCTACCACGTGGACACGGGCATGCGATTACACGTGGTCGACACGAGCAAAACCCGAGACGAATTTGAAAATCTGGCCAATGTGGAGAAGTTCGAAATGTCTAAAGAGGAGTACGCCAAACGTGATGATACCGTGCAAAGTTTCTTGAAGCGCAATCGTCTCGGAAAATACAACGAGGAGGAGCTCAAAAAAATGGAGGACGAGAAGAGCAAATTGGAGGCAGAGGAAAAGCAAATGGCCGAGGCAATGAAAGTCGACGACCGATGCGAGGTCAAGGCTCCTGGGGCCATGACTCGACGAGGGACGGTTCGATTCGTGGGACAAGTGCATTTCAAAACTG GCTATTGGGTCGGGGTCCAATATGACGAGCCCTTGGGGAAGAACGATGGGAGTGTAGATGGGAAACGATATTTCAAGTGTCCGGAAAAGTATGGTGGATTCGTCAAAGTGGCTTACGTTACGGTGGGGGATTTCCCCGAAGAAGATCTGGATGTCTCCGAGGATGAAATGTAA